ATTGAAACCGGTGTTTACATTGGTATGGTGATTGTATTTTTCTACGCCGTACTTGGCGGTATGAAAGGCATTACCTACACGCAAGTAGCGCAGTACTGTGTACTTGTATTTGCCTACCTTGTACCAGCCATTTTTATCTCGATGATGATGACGGGTCACTTCTTCCCACAAACAGGTTTTGGTGCCACGTTAATTGGCAGCGACGGCGTATACGTACTTGATAAACTAGACGGCTTAAGCGCTGAGCTTGGTTTTGCACAGTACACCGAAGGCTCTAAGAGCATGATTGACGTGTTTGCCATCACAGGTGCGTTAATGGTAGGTACTGCTGGTTTACCTCATGTAATTGTTCGCTTTTTCACTGTACCTCGCGTAAAAGACACGCGTATTTCTGCCGCATGGACCCTTGTGTTCATCGCGATTGTTTATACTACAGCACCTGCGGTTGCAGCCTTTGCGCGAGTAAACATGGTTGACACTATTAATGGTAAAGACGGTAGTGGCACAGCTTACGCAGAAGCACCTGCATGGATTAAAAACTGGGAACGTACGGGCTTAATCACGTTTGATGATAAAAATGGTGATGGCAAAATGTTCTACACGGCGGGTAAAATCACCGATCCGAACAGTGCTAACGAAGTAAACGTAGACCGCGACATTATGGTATTAGCTAATCCAGAGATTGCTAACTTACCAGCGTGGGTAATCGCACTTGTCGCCGCAGGTGGTATTGCCGCTGCACTGTCTACAACAGCAGGTTTACTACTGGTTATTTCGACCTCCGTTTCGCACGATTTACTCAAGCGAACCCTCAAGCCCGATATTACCGATAAGCAAGAGTTACTTGCAGCGAGGTTGGCAGCCATGGTTGCTATTGTTATCTCCGCGTACTTTGGTATTAACCCGCCTGGATTTGTGGCATCGGTAGTGGCATTCGCCTTTGGTTTGGCGGCAGCGAGTTTCTTTCCTGCAATTATTATGGGTATATTCTCTAAAACAATGAACCGAGAAGGCGCAATTGCAGGCATGGTAACAGGTATAGGCTTTACAGCTGCTTATATTATTTTCTTCAAGTTTGTTAGCCCTGAGCTAAACAGTCCTGAAAACTGGTTCTTAGGTATTTCGCCTGAAGGTATTGGCTTAATTGGTATGATTATTAACTTTGTAGTTGCTGCACTTGTTCTTAAATTTACTCAACCAACACCTGTTGAAATTCAAGAAATGGTAGAAAGTATTCGCAATCCTAAAGGATCTGCAGAAGCACACGATCACTAAGCTCACTTAAAAAATCATAAAAGCCCGACTTAAGTCGGGCTTTTTATTTGTACAAAAAATGAGTACATTGGTGTTGTGTATACTTTTTAATGAGTACAAAAATGAGCGTAGAACAACAAGAAATAGCCCAGTACGTGTGCTTGCAAGCGCCATTTAGCCTAATTGATAGCAGTGCATGTGAGTACTTTGTAAGTCATCTCGATATTATTTACCTCACTCGCGAAAACCAAGCGCAATGGCTACAAAGTGAAAGCCCACGGTTATTTTTAATTCGCTCAGGTTTATACGATCTAGTTGATGCTAAGGGCGATGTTGTAACGCGTTTAGCACAAGGAGATTATTTTGGTTTTCCATCGTTATTAACAGGTGAAGCGATTCAAAATAGGCTCGAAGTACAAAAAGAAGGCATAGTGTATATGCTCTCCCAAGTGCATTTCGATTTTTTGCGTCGAGAATACAAATCTTTTGAGCAATATTTTGTGCGTGCTCACGCCAATCGGTTATTGTCATCTCACTATAAAAGTAAAAACGATAGCTGGTCTGAGCGTAAAATATCAGAGTTGATGACGCGCACAGCCATTACACTTACGCCCGATGCTAGCATTAGACAAAGTGCTAAAAAAATGAAACAGCATGGCGTATCGTCAATTATGATAACGGAGCACTTACATTTAGTTGGCGTGGTGACCGACCGCGATTTGCGTAATCGCGTACTCGCTGATGAGGTCGATCCGCAAGATGCAGTCAGCAGTATTATGACCGCCAAACCCAAATTTATATTTGAAAATAATCGGGTGTTTTCAGCGCTACATTTAATGCTTAAATACAATATTCATCATTTACCCGTACTTGATGAAAACCATAATCCTATTGGTATGCTTACAAGTACCGACTTATTGCGCCAGCAAAAAAGCGACCCTGTACAACTTATAGGGCGTATCTATAAAGCGCACACAATTACCGATCTAAAACGCTATGCAAAAGAAATTCCCGAACTACTTCGCAGTTTTTCATACAATATTGACGACATATCGCTAATTGGTAAATTATTGAGCGGCTTAACCGATGCGCTTACATCTCGTCTGATTCATTTATTTCAAGAAGATCATGGCGCAGCGCCAACCAGCTTTAGTTTTATTTGTTTTGGCTCACAAGCACGCGAAGAGCAAACTCTACATTCAGATCAAGATAACGGCTTATTACTCCCTAACGACTTAACGAGCGAGCAGCAAGCTTACTTTAAAAGCATGGGAGAGTTTGTCTGCGAGCAACTTGTTGAATGCGGTATTAGACGTTGCCCTGGCAATATTATGGCAAGTAGCGATTTGTGCAGAATGAGTGTGAACGACTGGAGTGAGCGTTTTTTTAAATGGATAAAAAGCCCCACGCCTGATGCGATGCTTAACTGTAAGATATTTTTTGACTTACGATTTATTGAAGGTTCAAACGCCTTATATACCGCTTTTTGCGAGCAGCTAATTCGTATATCGCGTAACGACTTATTTTATGCTGCTATGGCAACTGACATTAGTAGTAACAGCGTACCTATTGGTTTATTTAATAAATTTAAAACCGAAAAAACCGATAAAAATAATAAATACATAGATTTAAAAAAACGCGGTGTCGTGATCATAAACGACATAGTGCGGTTATACGCTTTAAAAGCCGGTATTAGGCGTGCTAACACGCAAGAGCGGTTGGACGCGCTGTTAAAACATAAACTGATCAGCAAAGAAGATATATACAATCTAAAAGATTGCTGGCGATTTTTAACGCAGCTTCGCTTAAGTACGCAAATAAACGAAGAGGGCTTGCCGAGTAATTGCATTAATCCTAATAAATTAAACTCACTAGAGCGTCATCAGCTAAAAGAAGCGTTTTACCTTGTTAAGCAAGCGCAGCAAGCAGCCGCGTTTAAATTTGCTCGCGGCAGTTTGTAGAGCATGGTAAAACAACTACTTACTCGGTATTTAAAGCGCCGCAGGTTACTAGGCAAAAACGCCTTACATCAACGTTACTTAGTGATTGATTTAGAGCTTACCGGCCTTGATGCCAAACAGCATGAAATAGTGTCTGTAGCGTGGGTGGAAATAGATAATCAATGTATAAAAATGAGTGAGTCGCAGCACATTATCAATAAAGACGTTATAAGCCTAGAACAAAGCCCTGTTTATCACGGTATAAATGACGATGCGGTAGCAAAAGGGCAAAGTTTACACAGTATACTAACGCAACTAAGCAGCCACTTTAGTGATTGTATTTTAGTGTTTCATAATGCCATGCTCGATTGGGGCTTTTTAAAAATAGCCTTAAAAAATGCTAATATAACAACGCGGCCTAAACTGATACTCGACACCCTCCACATCGAGAAAAAGCGCTTACTCAACCAATCAACTGAAATAAAACAAGATGATTTAACCCTTAATGCCTGTCGTATACGTTATAAGTTACCAAGTTATCATTGTCATCATGCATTGACCGATGCACAAGCGACTGCCGAGTTACTGCTAGCCCAGTGCCATCAAATAAGTCGTGGTAAAGAGCTAAAAGTAGGCGAATTAACCTAGGTTGGTTTGAGCTAAAAACGTTGAACTATTGTAAGCAACTTAACTATGGCTAATTTTTTCATAACTTATTTATATAAAAGTCACACTGTGACAAAGCTATTACATTAACTTGCGCAGAGATAGATAAATATCATGAGCTAAAATGTTTAGAAATAGGCTCGGATGAAGATCATATTAATTTTTAGTTCGGTCGGCATAGTGATGAATTTATGTTCCTAAAGTACCTTACACTCATCTGCTTATATATGGGGTCTATTTAACGTTAAGAAAATCACGCTAGTATTAGGGCATGTTGACCTTTGGTGATTGAATTTACAGCAATGTGTTTGGTTTTTAGGCAAGGCAGAGCCTATGGTGTGTGGTTATTTCACATAAATAGGCGATAACGCAGCATAAATCCCAAACATGCGCTGTCCTTTGGGTTCTTTCTAGGGACGGTTAACTCTTTGTTGCCTACTACATGGATGTCATAGGTAAGATCTTAAGAAATTGAGCTTCAAATGAATGCTAACATTTTTATTAATAAGTTAAAAAGTATCCTAAGTGAAAAAAAACTGAACCGACTTGGTAAACAAGTCGCATTTACTAAAAGAGAAAGAAATATTACCGCACTTCATATGGTTGTTAGTCTTGTTGCTGCACTTGGGGATAAAAAAATGATCTATTTATCCGAAATATTAAGAGTTTATAATCAGCTAACAGGGCAGTCTATTAAGTATAAGCCTTTTCATAACCAGTTAGTTAAACCTGAACTAGCGGAACTAATGCGAGAGGTAACAAATAAAGTTTTTAATTGTTGGATAAATGATGCGCTTAAGTACACGAAAAAAGATTTGTTCAAGTTTGATAATATTTTAATTCAGGACGGTAGCTCTATTATGCTTCATCGTTCTTTAAAAGATGTTTTTCCTGGGCGATTTTCAAATACGTGTCCAGCAGCTATTGAATTGCATGCTACTTTAAATTTAACGCAAGGTTGCTTTGAAAAAGCAGGTATAACACCAGACAGTTACTCTGAACGTGAAGAACTTCCAACATTTAAAGAGCTGAAAGGACAGTTGTTACTTGCTGATAGAGGATATTATTCAGGTAGTTATATTCATGAATTAGATAAAGCAGGAGGGTTTTACGTATTAAGAGCGAAAGGATTAAAAGCAGTCAGAGTACATAATGCTTTTAAGCAAAATGGACAGGAATTAACAGGAAGTCATTCCCCAAAGTTATGTGAATTGCTCCCCGAATTACCTAAAAATGATCTTATTGATATGCATGTTAGCATAAAAAACAAGCTAACAAGAGTTGTTGGGTATTGGTCAAAAAAAGAAAAACAATATACATTTTTAGTCACTAATTTATCTATTGATGAATCTACAGCGACTGAAATAGGCAAATTATATAGGTTACGCTGGCAGGTTGAATTACTTTTTAAGGAGTGTAAGTCTTATAATAATTTACGCGGCTTTCAAACATCAAGCGCAACCTTACAAGAGGCGTTAGTTTATGTAAGTTTAATTGTAACCACGCTTAAAAGGTTCTTAACTGGCTGTATTGAAAAGATATTCAAAACCGAAATGTCTACAATGACAGTAGCAAAAACAACGGGTGTTTGGTGGATTAGCATATTAACAGCGATTATTAGGAAGCATAGGAAAGGATTGTTAAATGCAGTTAATGGAGCATTTGACTTTCTGAGGAAAAATGCAGCTAGGGCGCACCCCAAACGCGATCGAAAAACAGGAGTATTTCAATATGGGGTAGAGCCAAATTTTTAAGGCTGTACTTAATATTTTTCTTAAGTACCTACCTATGACATGGATGTGGGTAAGGGGTGTGAGCAGGACGCGGAAGCTTTGCTCGGTCTTACAGGGATGGAAGCCATTAGAGTAACGCAGGAGCAGTTACCGAGCCCACTCGATTACAAACCTCGCGCCGCGATTAAATCGCCCCTAGATTGAACAAATTTTAATCCACAAAGAACAACATGGCCAAGGCAAAAAAATTGTATCTAGTTGTTCTAAATAAAAAATTAACGACGTTATAGTGCAATTTAATTCGTTAAATTGCTCAAAGATTTATGCAGGTTGGTATTAAAGCTAAGGTAATAATTACAAGGGACTTCACTGTGAACATCAGCTGGTGATATTCTAAATAACCTGAACTCTGGATAATAAATCTATCTAGAGCAGCTATTTTCAGCGTTAGCTGCGTTGAATTTACTTGCAATAGGCCCGCTATTGACGCGTAAATTCGCCTTGTTTTCACTGAAAATCTCTGGCTAGAGAAAATAAATTTAAATATCATGATGATTCAATACGTTAGTAAATATCTTAACCAGAGTTCAGGTTAAATAATAATTCTCACTCACGACAAAGTGAATTCTACACATGTAGAAATGCCCGTCCCCAAGGTATTTACTTGTTAGAAATGTACCACTCTTATTACTTGACTGATCTTATAAAAAAACTAATATATTAATAAATTGAACTTAATTTGTTAACTTTTTAGAGGTATATGTTTTTTAAAGTAGTGCTTTCTATTAAAAATTTATCGAAGTTAATACTGCTTATTTGAAAGAGAAAAGTATGAAAAATAAAATTTTTAAATTTACAGCGTGTTTTTTAATATTTTTGACTCCAGCGGTTCAAGCTGGTGATGAAGTGAAGCATATTCCCGGCATTTTTATTGGCACTACACATTTTGACAGTGAAAGTGGGTTCACGTTTGGTGTTGAGTATGAATATAAACTCACCCAAGAATGGGGCGCTGGAGTGGTGTATGAGCGAACAAATGATGCGCATCATGGAGATGGAACTGCGGTTGCTTTAGCTTCACTTTATTATCATCCGACTAGAAATATTCGTTTAGGCGTTGGTTATGGTGAAGAGCGTATAGGCGGAGCACATCCTCATAATGAGGATTTATATCGTATTAGTTCAGCTTATGATTTCCATATTGGTGATTTTGGTATTGCACCAACGATAGCCGTTGATTTTATTGATGATGAAGAAGCAATTGTTATCGGTTTAGCTATTACTCGACCTTTTTAGCTTTATTTTGTAACAGTAAAGTTAGGTTTAAACCTAAAATATGAAGGGGTCTAAAATGTTAAACAAGTTATCTATTACACGTAAAATATACCTACTAGGAATATCCCAAATATTATTAATGATGGTAATTGGGATTGTATCTTTAACACAAATGAACAAAATTGGTATAGAGCTAGTTGATATAGCCGAGAGAGATATTCCGCTCAGCAACATGCTTACTATAATGTCTGAACACAAATTGGAACAAACGATATTTTTTCAGCGAGCTTTATTACACGCAAGTTTAGATCCTAATGACACCAATGAAAAAATTG
The Pseudoalteromonas aliena SW19 DNA segment above includes these coding regions:
- a CDS encoding sodium:solute symporter family protein, producing the protein MDVQTLTFIIVGLSFALYIGIAIWARAGSTKEFYVAGGGVPPLANGMATAADWMSAASFISMAGIISFAGYDGSVYLMGWTGGYVLLAMCLAPYLRKFGKFTVPDFIGDRYYSRTARLVAIVCAIFICFTYIAGQMRGVGVVFSRFLEVEIETGVYIGMVIVFFYAVLGGMKGITYTQVAQYCVLVFAYLVPAIFISMMMTGHFFPQTGFGATLIGSDGVYVLDKLDGLSAELGFAQYTEGSKSMIDVFAITGALMVGTAGLPHVIVRFFTVPRVKDTRISAAWTLVFIAIVYTTAPAVAAFARVNMVDTINGKDGSGTAYAEAPAWIKNWERTGLITFDDKNGDGKMFYTAGKITDPNSANEVNVDRDIMVLANPEIANLPAWVIALVAAGGIAAALSTTAGLLLVISTSVSHDLLKRTLKPDITDKQELLAARLAAMVAIVISAYFGINPPGFVASVVAFAFGLAAASFFPAIIMGIFSKTMNREGAIAGMVTGIGFTAAYIIFFKFVSPELNSPENWFLGISPEGIGLIGMIINFVVAALVLKFTQPTPVEIQEMVESIRNPKGSAEAHDH
- a CDS encoding DUF294 nucleotidyltransferase-like domain-containing protein codes for the protein MSVEQQEIAQYVCLQAPFSLIDSSACEYFVSHLDIIYLTRENQAQWLQSESPRLFLIRSGLYDLVDAKGDVVTRLAQGDYFGFPSLLTGEAIQNRLEVQKEGIVYMLSQVHFDFLRREYKSFEQYFVRAHANRLLSSHYKSKNDSWSERKISELMTRTAITLTPDASIRQSAKKMKQHGVSSIMITEHLHLVGVVTDRDLRNRVLADEVDPQDAVSSIMTAKPKFIFENNRVFSALHLMLKYNIHHLPVLDENHNPIGMLTSTDLLRQQKSDPVQLIGRIYKAHTITDLKRYAKEIPELLRSFSYNIDDISLIGKLLSGLTDALTSRLIHLFQEDHGAAPTSFSFICFGSQAREEQTLHSDQDNGLLLPNDLTSEQQAYFKSMGEFVCEQLVECGIRRCPGNIMASSDLCRMSVNDWSERFFKWIKSPTPDAMLNCKIFFDLRFIEGSNALYTAFCEQLIRISRNDLFYAAMATDISSNSVPIGLFNKFKTEKTDKNNKYIDLKKRGVVIINDIVRLYALKAGIRRANTQERLDALLKHKLISKEDIYNLKDCWRFLTQLRLSTQINEEGLPSNCINPNKLNSLERHQLKEAFYLVKQAQQAAAFKFARGSL
- a CDS encoding 3'-5' exonuclease, producing the protein MVKQLLTRYLKRRRLLGKNALHQRYLVIDLELTGLDAKQHEIVSVAWVEIDNQCIKMSESQHIINKDVISLEQSPVYHGINDDAVAKGQSLHSILTQLSSHFSDCILVFHNAMLDWGFLKIALKNANITTRPKLILDTLHIEKKRLLNQSTEIKQDDLTLNACRIRYKLPSYHCHHALTDAQATAELLLAQCHQISRGKELKVGELT
- a CDS encoding IS4 family transposase, with the translated sequence MNANIFINKLKSILSEKKLNRLGKQVAFTKRERNITALHMVVSLVAALGDKKMIYLSEILRVYNQLTGQSIKYKPFHNQLVKPELAELMREVTNKVFNCWINDALKYTKKDLFKFDNILIQDGSSIMLHRSLKDVFPGRFSNTCPAAIELHATLNLTQGCFEKAGITPDSYSEREELPTFKELKGQLLLADRGYYSGSYIHELDKAGGFYVLRAKGLKAVRVHNAFKQNGQELTGSHSPKLCELLPELPKNDLIDMHVSIKNKLTRVVGYWSKKEKQYTFLVTNLSIDESTATEIGKLYRLRWQVELLFKECKSYNNLRGFQTSSATLQEALVYVSLIVTTLKRFLTGCIEKIFKTEMSTMTVAKTTGVWWISILTAIIRKHRKGLLNAVNGAFDFLRKNAARAHPKRDRKTGVFQYGVEPNF